The Pan paniscus chromosome 15, NHGRI_mPanPan1-v2.0_pri, whole genome shotgun sequence genome includes a window with the following:
- the MLH3 gene encoding DNA mismatch repair protein Mlh3 isoform X9: MRTGVSRAGAPPPKRMLVGTHEPQDPRCARRRPRRLVSENLLSGTRGDSGGSTRRKDDAGVSSNTRRALMMAARSFRSRMREGPGGPAAWRPGGPSLGTRTGLAREGLGLAGRQRCPGLGPRGPPRPPCPGSRPVRPAIISSQRRKPVPGILTIFLPTMIKCLSVEVQAKLRSGLAISSLGQCVEELALNSIDAEAKCVAVRVNMETFQVQVIDNGFGMGSDDVEKVGNRYFTSKCHSVQDLENPRFYGFRGEALANIADMASAVEISSKKNRTMKTFVKLFQSGKALKACEADVTRASAGTTVTVYNLFYQLPVRRKCMDPRLEFEKVRQRIEALSLMHPSISFSLRNDVSGSMVLQLPKTKDVCSRFCQIYGLGKSQKLREISFKYKEFELSGYISSEAHYNKNMQFLFVNKRLVLRTKLHKLIDFLLRKESIICKPKNGPTSRQMNSSLRHRSTPELYGIYVINVQCQFCEYDVCMEPAKTLIEFQNWDTLLFCIQEGVKMFLKQEKLFVELSGEDIKEFSEDNGFSLFDATLQKRVTSDERSNFQEACNNILDSYEMFNLQSKAVKRKTTAENVNTQNSRDSEGTRKNTNDAFLYIYESGGPGHSKMTELSLQNKDSSCSESKMLEQETIVASEAGENEKHKKSCLEHSSLENPCGTSLEMFLSPFQTPCHFEESGEDLEIWKESTTVNGMAANILKNNSIQNQPKRFKDATEVGCQPLPFAATLWGVHSAQTEKEKKKESSNCGRRNVFSYGRVKLCSTGFITHVVQNEKTKSTETEHSFKNYVRPGPTRAQETFGNRTRHSVETPDIKDLASTLSKESGQLPNKKNCRTNISYGLEDEPTATYTMFSAFQEGSKKSDCILSDTSPSFPWYRHVSNDSRKTDILIGFSKPIVRKKLSLSSQLGSLEKFKRQYGKVENPLDTEVEESNGVTTNLSLQVEPDILLKDKNRLENSDVCKITTMEHSDADSSCQPASHTLDSEKFPFSKDEDCLEQQMPSLRESPMTLKELSLFNRKPLDLEKSSESLASKLSRLKGSERETQTMGMMSRFNELPNSDSSRKDSKLCSVLTQDYCMLFNNKHEKTENGVIPTSDSATQDNSFNKNSKTHSNSNTTENCVVSETPLVLPYNNSKVTGKDSDVLIRASEQQIGSLDSPSGMLMNPVEDATGDQNGICFQSEESKARACSETEESNTCCSDWQRHFDVALGRMVYVNKMTGLSTFIAPTEDIQAACTKDLTTVAVDVVLENDTVDDTVSSESLQSLFSEWDNPVFARYPEVAVDVSSGQAESLAVKIHNILYPYRFTKGMIHSMQVLQQVDNKFIACLMSTKTEENGEAGYLFRCYHKNLEDLGLEFAFPDTSDSLVLVGKVPLCFVEREANELRRGRSTVTKSIVEEFIREQLELLQTTGGIQGTLPLTVQKVLASQACHGAIKFNDGLSLQESCRLIEALSSCQLPFQCAHGRPSMLPLADIDHLEQEKQIKPNLTKLRKMTQAWHLFGKAECDTRQSLQQSMPPCEPP, encoded by the exons ATGCGCACTGGTGTCTCGCGGGCTGGCGCGCCCCCTCCGAAGCGCATGCTCGTGGGCACGCACGAGCCTCAAGACCCAAGGTGCGCGCGTCGGCGTCCGAGGCGGTTGGTGTCGGAGAATTTGTTAAGCGGGACTCGAGGTGACTCTGGGGGAAGCACGCGACGAAAAGATGATGCCGGGGTCTCTTCTAACACCAGAAGGGCCCTGATGATGGCTGCGCGCAGCTTTCGGAGCCGGATGCGCGAGGGCCCCGGAGGCCCGGCGGCCTGGCGGCCGGGCGGGCCCAGTTTGGGGACAAGGACGGGGCTGgccagggaggggctgggcctggcGGGAAGGCAGCGCTGCCCCGGACTCGGCCCGCGCGGCCCTCCCAGGCCCCCGTGCCCTGGATCCAGGCCCGTGCGTCCC GCAATTATTTCCAGTCAGAGAAGGAAACCAGTGCCTGGCATTCTCACCATCTTTCTACCTACCATGATCAAGTGCTTGTCAGTTGAAGTACAAGCCAAATTGCGTTCCGGTTTGGCCATAAGCTCCTTGGGCCAATGTGTTGAGGAACTTGCCCTCAACAGTATTGATGCTGAAGCAAAATGTGTGGCTGTCAGGGTGAATATGGAAaccttccaagttcaagtgataGACAATGGATTTGGGATGGGGAGTGATGATGTAGAGAAAGTGGGAAATCGTTATTTCACCAGTAAATGCCACTCGGTACAGGACTTGGAGAATCCAAGGTTTTATGGTTTCCGAGGAGAGGCCTTGGCAAATATTGCTGACATGGCCAGTGCTGTGGAAATTTCGTCCAAGAAAAACAGGACAATGAAAACTTTTGTGAAACTGTTTCAGAGTGGAAAAGCCCTGAAAGCTTGTGAAGCTGATGTGACTAGAGCAAGCGCTGGGACTACTGTAACAGTGTATAACCTATTTTACCAGCTTCCTGTAAGGAGGAAATGCATGGACCCTAGACTGGAGTTTGAGAAGGTTAGGCAGAGGATAGAAGCTCTCTCACTCATGCacccttccatttctttctctttgagaaATGATGTTTCTGGTTCCATGGTTCTTCAGCTCCCTAAAACCAAAGACGTATGTTCCCGATTTTGTCAAATTTATGGATTGGGAAAGTCCCAAAAGCTAagagaaataagttttaaatataaagagTTTGAGCTTAGTGGCTATATCAGCTCTGAAGCACATTACAACAAGAATATGCAGTTTTTGTTTGTGAACAAAAGACTAGTTTTAAGGACAAAGCTACATAAACTCATTGACTTTTTATTAAGGAAAGAAAGTATTATATGCAAGCCAAAGAATGGTCCCACCAGTAGGCAAATGAATTCAAGTCTTCGGCACCGGTCTACCCCAGAACTCTATGGCATATATGTAATTAATGTGCAGTGCCAATTCTGTGAGTATGATGTGTGCATGGAGCCAGCCAAAACTCTGATTGAATTTCAGAACTGGGACACTCTCTTGTTTTGCATTCAGGAAGgagtgaaaatgtttttaaagcaagaaaaattatttgtggAATTATCAGGTGAGGATATTAAGGAATTTAGTGAAGATAATGGTTTTAGTTTATTTGATGCTACTCTTCAGAAGCGCGTGACTTCCGATGAGAGGAGCAATTTCCAGGAAGCatgtaataatattttagatTCCTATGAGATGTTTAATTTGCAGTCAAAAGctgtgaaaagaaaaactacTGCAGAAAACGTAAACACACAGAATTCTAGGGATTCAGAAGGTACccgaaaaaatacaaatgatgcatttttgtacatttatgaaTCAGGTGGTCCAGGCCATAGCAAAATGACAGAGCTATCTTTACAAAACAAAGACAGCTCTTGCTCAGAATCAAAGATGTTAGAACAAGAGACAATTGTAGCATCAGAAGCTGGAGAAAATGAGAAACATAAAAAATCTTGCCTGGAACATAGCTCTTTAGAAAATCCGTGTGGAACCagtttagaaatgtttttaagcCCTTTTCAGACACCATGTCACTTTGAGGAGAGTGGGGAGGatctagaaatatggaaagaaagtaCTACTGTTAATGGCATGGCTGCCAACATCTTGAAAAATAATAGCATTCAGAATCAACCAAAGAGATTTAAAGATGCTACTGAAGTGGGATGCCAGCCTCTGCCTTTTGCAGCAACATTATGGGGAGTACATAGTGctcagacagagaaagagaaaaaaaaagaatctagcaATTGTGGAAGAAGAAATGTTTTTAGTTATGGGCGAGTTAAATTATGTTCCACTGGCTTTATAACTCATGtagtacaaaatgaaaaaactaaaTCAACTGAAACagaacattcatttaaaaattatgttagaCCTGGTCCCACACGTGCCCAAGAAACATTTGGAAATAGAACACGTCATTCAGTTGAAACTCCAGACATCAAAGATTTAGCCAGCACTTTAAGTAAAGAATCTGGTCAATTACCcaacaaaaaaaattgcagaacGAATATAAGTTATGGGCTAGAGGATGAACCTACAGCAACTTATACAATGTTTTCTGCTTTTCAGGAAGGTAGCAAAAAATCAGATTGCATATTATCTGATACGTCCCCCTCTTTCCCCTGGTATAGACACGTTTCCAATGATAGTAGGAAAACAGATATATTAATTGGTTTCTCCAAACCAATCGTCCGTAAGAAGCTAAGCTTGAGTTCACAGCTAGGATCTTTAGAGAAGTTTAAGAGGCAATATGGGAAGGTTGAAAATCCTCTGGATACAGAAGTAGAGGAAAGTAATGGAGTCACTACCAATCTCAGTCTTCAAGTTGAACCTGACATTCTGCTGAAGGACAAGAACCGCTTAGAGAACTCTGATGTTTGTAAAATCACTACTATGGAGCATAGTGATGCAGATAGTAGTTGTCAACCAGCAAGCCACACCCTTGACTCAGAGAAGTTTCCATTCTCCAAGGATGAAGATTGTTTAGAACAACAGATGCCTAGTTTGAGAGAAAGTCCTATGACCCTGAAGGAGTTATCTCTCTTTAATAGAAAACCTTTGGACCTTGAGAAGTCATCTGAATCACTAGCCTCTAAATTATCCAGACTGAAGGGTTCCGAAAGAGAAACTCAAACAATGGGGATGATGAGTCGTTTTAATGAACTTCCAAATTCAGATTCCAGTAGGAAAGACAGCAAGTTGTGCAGTGTGTTAACACAAGATTATTGTATGTTATTTAACAACAAGCATGAAAAAACAGAGAATGGTGTCATCCCAACATCAGATTCTGCCACACAGGATAATTcctttaataaaaatagtaaaacacaTTCTAACAGCAATACAACAGAGAACTGTGTGGTATCAGAAACTCCTTTGGTATTGCCCTATAATAATTCTAAAGTTACCGGTAAAGATTCAGATGTTCTTATCAGAGCCTCAGAACAACAGATAGGAAGTCTTGACTCTCCCAGTGGAATGTTAATGAATCCGGTAGAAGATGCCACAGGTGACCAAAATGGAATTTGTTTTCAAAGTGAGGAATCTAAAGCAAGAGCTTGTTCTGAAACTGAAGAGTCAAACACGTGTTGTTCAGATTGGCAGCGGCATTTCGATGTAGCCCTGGGAAGAATGGTTTATGTCAACAAAATGACTGGACTCAGCACATTCATTGCCCCAACTGAGGACATTCAGGCTGCTTGTACTAAAGACCTGACAACTGTGGCTGTGGATGTTGTACTTGAGAATG ATACTGTGGATGATACTGTTAGTAGCGAATCGCTTCAGTCTTTGTTCTCAGAATGGGACAATCCAGTATTTGCCCGTTATCCAGAG GTTGCTGTTGATGTAAGCAGTGGCCAGGCTGAGAGCTTAGCAGTTAAAATTCACAACATCTTGTATCCCTATCGTTTCACCAAAGGAATGATTCATTCAATGCAG GTTCTCCAGCAAGTAGATAACAAGTTTATTGCCTGTTTGATGAGCACTAAGACTGAAGAGAATGGCGAGGCAG gTTATCTCTTTAGGTGTTACCACAAAAATCTGGAAGATCTGGGccttgaatttgcatttccagaCACTAGTGATTCTCTGGTCCTCGTGGGAAAAGTACCACTATGTTTTGTGGAAAGAGAAGCCAATGAACTTCGGAGAGGAAGATCTACTGTGACCAAGAGTATTGTGGAG
- the MLH3 gene encoding DNA mismatch repair protein Mlh3 isoform X1, which yields MRTGVSRAGAPPPKRMLVGTHEPQDPRCARRRPRRLVSENLLSGTRGDSGGSTRRKDDAGVSSNTRRALMMAARSFRSRMREGPGGPAAWRPGGPSLGTRTGLAREGLGLAGRQRCPGLGPRGPPRPPCPGSRPVRPAIISSQRRKPVPGILTIFLPTMIKCLSVEVQAKLRSGLAISSLGQCVEELALNSIDAEAKCVAVRVNMETFQVQVIDNGFGMGSDDVEKVGNRYFTSKCHSVQDLENPRFYGFRGEALANIADMASAVEISSKKNRTMKTFVKLFQSGKALKACEADVTRASAGTTVTVYNLFYQLPVRRKCMDPRLEFEKVRQRIEALSLMHPSISFSLRNDVSGSMVLQLPKTKDVCSRFCQIYGLGKSQKLREISFKYKEFELSGYISSEAHYNKNMQFLFVNKRLVLRTKLHKLIDFLLRKESIICKPKNGPTSRQMNSSLRHRSTPELYGIYVINVQCQFCEYDVCMEPAKTLIEFQNWDTLLFCIQEGVKMFLKQEKLFVELSGEDIKEFSEDNGFSLFDATLQKRVTSDERSNFQEACNNILDSYEMFNLQSKAVKRKTTAENVNTQNSRDSEGTRKNTNDAFLYIYESGGPGHSKMTELSLQNKDSSCSESKMLEQETIVASEAGENEKHKKSCLEHSSLENPCGTSLEMFLSPFQTPCHFEESGEDLEIWKESTTVNGMAANILKNNSIQNQPKRFKDATEVGCQPLPFAATLWGVHSAQTEKEKKKESSNCGRRNVFSYGRVKLCSTGFITHVVQNEKTKSTETEHSFKNYVRPGPTRAQETFGNRTRHSVETPDIKDLASTLSKESGQLPNKKNCRTNISYGLEDEPTATYTMFSAFQEGSKKSDCILSDTSPSFPWYRHVSNDSRKTDILIGFSKPIVRKKLSLSSQLGSLEKFKRQYGKVENPLDTEVEESNGVTTNLSLQVEPDILLKDKNRLENSDVCKITTMEHSDADSSCQPASHTLDSEKFPFSKDEDCLEQQMPSLRESPMTLKELSLFNRKPLDLEKSSESLASKLSRLKGSERETQTMGMMSRFNELPNSDSSRKDSKLCSVLTQDYCMLFNNKHEKTENGVIPTSDSATQDNSFNKNSKTHSNSNTTENCVVSETPLVLPYNNSKVTGKDSDVLIRASEQQIGSLDSPSGMLMNPVEDATGDQNGICFQSEESKARACSETEESNTCCSDWQRHFDVALGRMVYVNKMTGLSTFIAPTEDIQAACTKDLTTVAVDVVLENGSQYRCQPFRSDLVLPFLPRARAERTVMRQDNRDTVDDTVSSESLQSLFSEWDNPVFARYPEVAVDVSSGQAESLAVKIHNILYPYRFTKGMIHSMQVLQQVDNKFIACLMSTKTEENGEAGGNLLVLVDQHAAHERIRLEQLIIDSYEKQQAQGSGRKKLLSSTLIPPLEITVTEEQRRLLWCYHKNLEDLGLEFAFPDTSDSLVLVGKVPLCFVEREANELRRGRSTVTKSIVEEFIREQLELLQTTGGIQGTLPLTVQKVLASQACHGAIKFNDGLSLQESCRLIEALSSCQLPFQCAHGRPSMLPLADIDHLEQEKQIKPNLTKLRKMTQAWHLFGKAECDTRQSLQQSMPPCEPP from the exons ATGCGCACTGGTGTCTCGCGGGCTGGCGCGCCCCCTCCGAAGCGCATGCTCGTGGGCACGCACGAGCCTCAAGACCCAAGGTGCGCGCGTCGGCGTCCGAGGCGGTTGGTGTCGGAGAATTTGTTAAGCGGGACTCGAGGTGACTCTGGGGGAAGCACGCGACGAAAAGATGATGCCGGGGTCTCTTCTAACACCAGAAGGGCCCTGATGATGGCTGCGCGCAGCTTTCGGAGCCGGATGCGCGAGGGCCCCGGAGGCCCGGCGGCCTGGCGGCCGGGCGGGCCCAGTTTGGGGACAAGGACGGGGCTGgccagggaggggctgggcctggcGGGAAGGCAGCGCTGCCCCGGACTCGGCCCGCGCGGCCCTCCCAGGCCCCCGTGCCCTGGATCCAGGCCCGTGCGTCCC GCAATTATTTCCAGTCAGAGAAGGAAACCAGTGCCTGGCATTCTCACCATCTTTCTACCTACCATGATCAAGTGCTTGTCAGTTGAAGTACAAGCCAAATTGCGTTCCGGTTTGGCCATAAGCTCCTTGGGCCAATGTGTTGAGGAACTTGCCCTCAACAGTATTGATGCTGAAGCAAAATGTGTGGCTGTCAGGGTGAATATGGAAaccttccaagttcaagtgataGACAATGGATTTGGGATGGGGAGTGATGATGTAGAGAAAGTGGGAAATCGTTATTTCACCAGTAAATGCCACTCGGTACAGGACTTGGAGAATCCAAGGTTTTATGGTTTCCGAGGAGAGGCCTTGGCAAATATTGCTGACATGGCCAGTGCTGTGGAAATTTCGTCCAAGAAAAACAGGACAATGAAAACTTTTGTGAAACTGTTTCAGAGTGGAAAAGCCCTGAAAGCTTGTGAAGCTGATGTGACTAGAGCAAGCGCTGGGACTACTGTAACAGTGTATAACCTATTTTACCAGCTTCCTGTAAGGAGGAAATGCATGGACCCTAGACTGGAGTTTGAGAAGGTTAGGCAGAGGATAGAAGCTCTCTCACTCATGCacccttccatttctttctctttgagaaATGATGTTTCTGGTTCCATGGTTCTTCAGCTCCCTAAAACCAAAGACGTATGTTCCCGATTTTGTCAAATTTATGGATTGGGAAAGTCCCAAAAGCTAagagaaataagttttaaatataaagagTTTGAGCTTAGTGGCTATATCAGCTCTGAAGCACATTACAACAAGAATATGCAGTTTTTGTTTGTGAACAAAAGACTAGTTTTAAGGACAAAGCTACATAAACTCATTGACTTTTTATTAAGGAAAGAAAGTATTATATGCAAGCCAAAGAATGGTCCCACCAGTAGGCAAATGAATTCAAGTCTTCGGCACCGGTCTACCCCAGAACTCTATGGCATATATGTAATTAATGTGCAGTGCCAATTCTGTGAGTATGATGTGTGCATGGAGCCAGCCAAAACTCTGATTGAATTTCAGAACTGGGACACTCTCTTGTTTTGCATTCAGGAAGgagtgaaaatgtttttaaagcaagaaaaattatttgtggAATTATCAGGTGAGGATATTAAGGAATTTAGTGAAGATAATGGTTTTAGTTTATTTGATGCTACTCTTCAGAAGCGCGTGACTTCCGATGAGAGGAGCAATTTCCAGGAAGCatgtaataatattttagatTCCTATGAGATGTTTAATTTGCAGTCAAAAGctgtgaaaagaaaaactacTGCAGAAAACGTAAACACACAGAATTCTAGGGATTCAGAAGGTACccgaaaaaatacaaatgatgcatttttgtacatttatgaaTCAGGTGGTCCAGGCCATAGCAAAATGACAGAGCTATCTTTACAAAACAAAGACAGCTCTTGCTCAGAATCAAAGATGTTAGAACAAGAGACAATTGTAGCATCAGAAGCTGGAGAAAATGAGAAACATAAAAAATCTTGCCTGGAACATAGCTCTTTAGAAAATCCGTGTGGAACCagtttagaaatgtttttaagcCCTTTTCAGACACCATGTCACTTTGAGGAGAGTGGGGAGGatctagaaatatggaaagaaagtaCTACTGTTAATGGCATGGCTGCCAACATCTTGAAAAATAATAGCATTCAGAATCAACCAAAGAGATTTAAAGATGCTACTGAAGTGGGATGCCAGCCTCTGCCTTTTGCAGCAACATTATGGGGAGTACATAGTGctcagacagagaaagagaaaaaaaaagaatctagcaATTGTGGAAGAAGAAATGTTTTTAGTTATGGGCGAGTTAAATTATGTTCCACTGGCTTTATAACTCATGtagtacaaaatgaaaaaactaaaTCAACTGAAACagaacattcatttaaaaattatgttagaCCTGGTCCCACACGTGCCCAAGAAACATTTGGAAATAGAACACGTCATTCAGTTGAAACTCCAGACATCAAAGATTTAGCCAGCACTTTAAGTAAAGAATCTGGTCAATTACCcaacaaaaaaaattgcagaacGAATATAAGTTATGGGCTAGAGGATGAACCTACAGCAACTTATACAATGTTTTCTGCTTTTCAGGAAGGTAGCAAAAAATCAGATTGCATATTATCTGATACGTCCCCCTCTTTCCCCTGGTATAGACACGTTTCCAATGATAGTAGGAAAACAGATATATTAATTGGTTTCTCCAAACCAATCGTCCGTAAGAAGCTAAGCTTGAGTTCACAGCTAGGATCTTTAGAGAAGTTTAAGAGGCAATATGGGAAGGTTGAAAATCCTCTGGATACAGAAGTAGAGGAAAGTAATGGAGTCACTACCAATCTCAGTCTTCAAGTTGAACCTGACATTCTGCTGAAGGACAAGAACCGCTTAGAGAACTCTGATGTTTGTAAAATCACTACTATGGAGCATAGTGATGCAGATAGTAGTTGTCAACCAGCAAGCCACACCCTTGACTCAGAGAAGTTTCCATTCTCCAAGGATGAAGATTGTTTAGAACAACAGATGCCTAGTTTGAGAGAAAGTCCTATGACCCTGAAGGAGTTATCTCTCTTTAATAGAAAACCTTTGGACCTTGAGAAGTCATCTGAATCACTAGCCTCTAAATTATCCAGACTGAAGGGTTCCGAAAGAGAAACTCAAACAATGGGGATGATGAGTCGTTTTAATGAACTTCCAAATTCAGATTCCAGTAGGAAAGACAGCAAGTTGTGCAGTGTGTTAACACAAGATTATTGTATGTTATTTAACAACAAGCATGAAAAAACAGAGAATGGTGTCATCCCAACATCAGATTCTGCCACACAGGATAATTcctttaataaaaatagtaaaacacaTTCTAACAGCAATACAACAGAGAACTGTGTGGTATCAGAAACTCCTTTGGTATTGCCCTATAATAATTCTAAAGTTACCGGTAAAGATTCAGATGTTCTTATCAGAGCCTCAGAACAACAGATAGGAAGTCTTGACTCTCCCAGTGGAATGTTAATGAATCCGGTAGAAGATGCCACAGGTGACCAAAATGGAATTTGTTTTCAAAGTGAGGAATCTAAAGCAAGAGCTTGTTCTGAAACTGAAGAGTCAAACACGTGTTGTTCAGATTGGCAGCGGCATTTCGATGTAGCCCTGGGAAGAATGGTTTATGTCAACAAAATGACTGGACTCAGCACATTCATTGCCCCAACTGAGGACATTCAGGCTGCTTGTACTAAAGACCTGACAACTGTGGCTGTGGATGTTGTACTTGAGAATG GGTCTCAGTACAGGTGTCAACCTTTTAGAAGCGACcttgttcttcctttccttccgAGAGCTCGAGCAGAGAGGACTGTGATGAGACAGGATAACAGAG ATACTGTGGATGATACTGTTAGTAGCGAATCGCTTCAGTCTTTGTTCTCAGAATGGGACAATCCAGTATTTGCCCGTTATCCAGAG GTTGCTGTTGATGTAAGCAGTGGCCAGGCTGAGAGCTTAGCAGTTAAAATTCACAACATCTTGTATCCCTATCGTTTCACCAAAGGAATGATTCATTCAATGCAG GTTCTCCAGCAAGTAGATAACAAGTTTATTGCCTGTTTGATGAGCACTAAGACTGAAGAGAATGGCGAGGCAG GTGGGAACCTGCTCGTGCTGGTGGATCAGCACGCTGCCCATGAGCGTATACGTCTGGAGCAGCTTATCATTG ATTCCTACGAGAAGCAACAGGCACAGGGCTCTGGTCGGAAAAAATTACTGTCTTCTACTCTAATTCCTCCATTAGAGATAACAGTGACAGAGGAACAAAGGAGACTCTTATG GTGTTACCACAAAAATCTGGAAGATCTGGGccttgaatttgcatttccagaCACTAGTGATTCTCTGGTCCTCGTGGGAAAAGTACCACTATGTTTTGTGGAAAGAGAAGCCAATGAACTTCGGAGAGGAAGATCTACTGTGACCAAGAGTATTGTGGAG